The Haloplanus sp. GDY1 genomic sequence CTCCGGTGGTCGAGGTAGCGTTCCAGCGCGGTGTCCGGGGAGAGTGGGTCGAGGTCGTCGCTCACGCGGCGACACCCCCGTTCGGGGTGCGCCCCCGAACGCTTATCCACGGCTCCCACGTACTCTTCCAGTGATGTCGAGTACGACTCGTGACGAGGGAAGCGAGGAGGGCGTGACCTTCATCTACGAGGACGACGGGAAGATCACGGCCCGTGACGAGGAGACCGGCGTCGCTTCCTTCGGAGACACGAAGGCCGAGGCGTTGCGGATGCTCGCCGAGGCACTCGAACTCCACGCAGGGGGCGGCGACCCCGTCACGGACGAGGACCTCGAAGAGTTCGGTCTCGACCCCGACGACTTCGACGACAAGGAACTTCCCGAATTCATGCAGTGACGAATGGTACGCACGCCGTTCTCCGGTCACGAGATCGCCAGCGTACTGACTGATTTCGGGTACGTCCCTGTCGACCGGACTGGCAGTCACCTGAAACTCCGATGGGAGAGTGACGATACCGACGAGGTTCGTATCGTCTCCGTTCCCATGGCTCCGGCCGACGAGATCCCGACCGGAACGCTCCAGTCGATTGCTGATCAGTGCGGTGCCGAGGACTTCCACGCGTGGTGTGCGTGGATCGACGAGCATCGCTGACCGAACCGGCCGAGTAACGTCACTCACGCCCGGCCCCTCCCGTTGAGGTCGCGGTCGTAGGGACCCTGCGGCGTCAGTAGCCGCACCTCGTCGCGCTCGAAACACTCTCATTCTTCCGGTCGCGGAGTTCGTGGAACACGCCGTCGCGCTCTAGGTGGGCTTTCGGAATCGTCACGATGTCGCTCTTCACATCCGCATCGCGTACCGTCGAAATGTGATAACGGGTCACATTGAGTATGCGACGTAACCATTCGCAAGCGAGAGACGGGGCTCCTCCGAAGTTCTGAAGCACCGAAACACACCGGTGCGGAGAGCGGACGCTCCGAACGTGTGAGAACCGAGATGAAGTGGCTGGGGAGTTGTGGCCCCAACCGTCGTCGGCACGAAGCCAACGAGTTCGATGATGGGCCAACGCGGATTTGAACCGCGGACCTCCCGGTTATCAGCCGAGCGCTCAACCTGACTGAGCTATTGGCCCAGGTGAGCGCATCAGTTGCTTGCGTGGTCGGTCGGTTAAGCGTTTCCGTTCGCGTTCGGAGGGGGCGGTCGCACGTCGTCCTGGCCCGGCGCGGGGCCGCCGTAACCGATGCTACTCGTCGTCGACGCGGTAGGAGCCGCCGTCGACGTCGTACACGTCGTCGTCGTCCGGGAAGCCCGCCGTGTAGACGCCGCCGGTGACGAACCCGCCGCTCTTCCGGTCCAGATAGGGGCGCACGACGACCCGTTCGAGCAGGGCTCGGATGGGCGCACGCGTCAGCGGCACCCCGAGCAGGAAGCCGATGGCGTCGGTGACGAGGCCCGGGGTGAGCAGGAAGGCCCCCGCGGCGATCAGCAGGCCGCCGTCCATGAGTTCCTTGGTCGGCACCTCGCCGGTCGCGAGTCGCTCCTGGAGGCGCCGGACGGTGTGACGACCCTCGGCTCGCACCAGCAACATCCCGACGAGGCCGGTGAGGACGACCAGCGCGACGGTCGCCGGCGCGCCGACGGCGTCGGCGACGACGACGAGCAACAGGGCGTCGGCGAGGGGGACGAGCAACAGGAGGACGAACACCCAGCGCAGGCGCATGGGTGCCCCTACCGGACGCCGACCCATAGCCCTTTTGACGCGGGGGCGGCCGTCCCGGGTCGTCTCGTCGGGCGCGGATGACGAAGCCCTTAGGCCCGCCCGTCCCGGAGGGTCGGTATGACCGACGGGACGCGCGTCGAGTGGCGGCCGTGGGGTGAGGCGGCCTTCGACGAGGCCCGCCGCACCGGTGCGCCCGTGTTGCTCGCGCTGACGGCGACGTGGTGCGGGGAGTGTCACGAGATGGACGCCCGGACCTACGGCGAGCCACGCATCGCGGCCAACTTGAACGACGGGTTCGTCCCCGTCCGCGTCGACGTGGACCGCCACCCCCGGGTCCGCGAGCGCTACAACGTCGGCGGCTTCCCGGCGACCGTGTTCTGCACGCCGAGCGGGGAACGGATCGCCAGCGCCGGCTTCCTCGGGCCGGACGGCATGCGGGACGTGCTCGACCGGGTGCGCGAGCGCTGGGACACGAGCGGTGCCGAGGCGGGGCGGCTGCCGCGCGCCCTGGCGGACGACGACCCGCCGCGGGGGCCGGTGACCGACCGCATCGAGGGGCATCTCGCCGGGCAGGTCGAGGGGGCCTTCGACGCCGAGTACGGCGGCTGGGGCGACGCCCCCAAGTTCCCCCTGCCGCGGACGGTCGAGTTCGCGCTCAAGCGGGACCGGTCGAAGGCCCGGCAGACCCTCGACGCCGTCACCCGCGGCCTCTTCGACGAGGACGCGGGCGGCTTCTACCGGTACGCCCGGACCCGCGACTGGGGCGACCCCGACCGGGCGAAACTGCTCGCGGACAACGCCGCGCTGGTGCGGGCGTTCGCCCACGCCTACTGTTACACGGGGGAGGACGCGTATCGCCGTCCCGCGGAGCGCACCGTCGAGTACCTGATCGACGCGCTGTGGAACGGGTCGGCGTTCGGCGGGAGTCAGGGGCCGACCGAGGCCGAGAGCGACACGGGGCCGCGGACGGATCTGACTGCCTTCGCGGACGCGAACGCCCTCGCGGTCGACGCCCTGCTCACCCTCTCGGCGTACACCGACGCGGAACGGCCACGGGAGTACGCC encodes the following:
- a CDS encoding type II toxin-antitoxin system HicB family antitoxin, yielding MSSTTRDEGSEEGVTFIYEDDGKITARDEETGVASFGDTKAEALRMLAEALELHAGGGDPVTDEDLEEFGLDPDDFDDKELPEFMQ
- a CDS encoding type II toxin-antitoxin system HicA family toxin, with the protein product MVRTPFSGHEIASVLTDFGYVPVDRTGSHLKLRWESDDTDEVRIVSVPMAPADEIPTGTLQSIADQCGAEDFHAWCAWIDEHR
- a CDS encoding FxsA family protein, which produces MRLRWVFVLLLLVPLADALLLVVVADAVGAPATVALVVLTGLVGMLLVRAEGRHTVRRLQERLATGEVPTKELMDGGLLIAAGAFLLTPGLVTDAIGFLLGVPLTRAPIRALLERVVVRPYLDRKSGGFVTGGVYTAGFPDDDDVYDVDGGSYRVDDE
- a CDS encoding DUF255 domain-containing protein, with product MTDGTRVEWRPWGEAAFDEARRTGAPVLLALTATWCGECHEMDARTYGEPRIAANLNDGFVPVRVDVDRHPRVRERYNVGGFPATVFCTPSGERIASAGFLGPDGMRDVLDRVRERWDTSGAEAGRLPRALADDDPPRGPVTDRIEGHLAGQVEGAFDAEYGGWGDAPKFPLPRTVEFALKRDRSKARQTLDAVTRGLFDEDAGGFYRYARTRDWGDPDRAKLLADNAALVRAFAHAYCYTGEDAYRRPAERTVEYLIDALWNGSAFGGSQGPTEAESDTGPRTDLTAFADANALAVDALLTLSAYTDAERPREYARRTLSTLRSAFVADDGTVRHRADDGAPTLVLADQAWTVAAGVRATQVLGDEDALALARRVADRTVEGLFDDGSFRDGPAEGPGLLDRPFRPLDGNVEMADALLDLAALTGEDRYREVARDAVAAFAGAWDRLGVQVAGYGAVAARLLGDPLVIEVGTDPGSDLHRAALRVADHEKVVHPGAADPAPGSARVTVGDRSRTVETPAALAEAVAAVAGE